From Blattabacterium cuenoti, the proteins below share one genomic window:
- a CDS encoding aconitate hydratase: MLFDFDKILNFYSNLKLRFNKIRNKIRRPMTFSEKILYSHLLEEKFIDYKYSSKIHVNESYLKFLPDRLAMQDATAQMTILQFMLTGKNKTIIPTTIHCDHLIKAKEGKLLDLEKSIQDNKEIYNFLLSASHKYGIGFWKPGSGIIHQIILENYAFPGGMMIGTDSHTPNAGGLGMLAIGVGGLEAVEVMSGYYLELKIPKIIGVLLKGKLNGWTSPKDIILKLSGIMGGKGAKGCIIEYFGEGIENLSCTGKATICNMGAEIGATSSLFPYDTKMKEFLEESGRKEISEEISNNKINNFLKADIEVYQKPWIYYDKLIEINLNVLEPHINGPFTPDRSIPISHMKKEAEKNNWPIKIEAGLIGSCTNSSYEDLSKAASIIQQAKKKKLKVSSEYLITPGSYRVYHLIEKDGLISLFKSIGAKIFSNACGPCIGQWIRKGDYKKNTIIHSFNRNFSSRNDGNPETYAFIASPEIVTALSISGYLTFDPRKDHLKNEEGKYVKLEEPKLYIKNPSSKKNFSLKELGYEESIGTGINASLKIDPHSKRLQMLSLFSPWDKKDLLNVRLLIKVKGKCTTDHISMAGPWLQYRGHIENISENLLIGAINSFNNKINHIKNVLTGNYGTVPNVAKFYKYKKIPTIIVGEENYGEGSSREHAAMEPRYLGVRIVLAKSFSRIHEVNLKKQGILAVNFLKNSDYHKIKEDDTLHFYIKNFYPKKNINVELVHKNGKKEIIIVQHSYNLREIEWFTYGSSLNFIRKKINENFQ, encoded by the coding sequence ATGTTATTTGATTTTGACAAAATTTTAAATTTTTATTCTAATTTAAAATTGAGATTTAATAAAATCAGAAATAAAATAAGACGTCCTATGACATTTTCTGAAAAAATACTATATTCTCATTTATTAGAAGAAAAATTTATAGACTATAAATATAGTAGTAAAATTCATGTAAATGAATCTTATCTGAAATTTTTACCGGATCGTTTAGCTATGCAAGATGCTACAGCTCAAATGACAATACTCCAGTTTATGCTTACTGGAAAAAATAAAACAATTATTCCTACTACTATCCATTGCGATCATCTTATTAAAGCAAAGGAAGGAAAATTACTAGATTTAGAAAAATCTATCCAAGATAATAAAGAAATTTATAATTTTTTATTATCTGCATCTCATAAATACGGAATAGGTTTTTGGAAACCTGGATCAGGGATTATCCATCAAATTATTTTAGAAAATTATGCATTTCCTGGAGGAATGATGATAGGAACAGATTCTCATACTCCTAATGCTGGAGGTTTAGGAATGTTAGCGATAGGAGTAGGAGGATTAGAAGCAGTAGAAGTTATGTCTGGATATTATTTAGAGTTAAAAATTCCTAAAATTATCGGAGTTTTATTGAAAGGAAAGTTAAATGGATGGACCTCTCCTAAAGATATTATATTAAAGCTATCTGGAATTATGGGAGGAAAAGGAGCTAAAGGTTGCATTATCGAATATTTTGGTGAAGGAATAGAAAACCTTTCTTGTACAGGAAAAGCTACTATATGTAATATGGGCGCTGAAATTGGAGCAACATCTTCTTTATTTCCATATGATACAAAAATGAAAGAATTTCTAGAAGAAAGTGGAAGAAAAGAAATTTCGGAAGAAATATCAAATAATAAAATAAATAATTTTTTGAAAGCGGATATAGAGGTTTATCAAAAACCATGGATTTATTATGATAAATTAATAGAAATAAATCTTAATGTATTAGAACCGCATATTAATGGTCCTTTTACTCCTGATAGGAGTATACCTATTTCTCATATGAAAAAAGAAGCAGAAAAAAATAATTGGCCAATTAAAATAGAAGCAGGATTAATAGGTTCTTGCACAAACTCTTCTTATGAAGACCTATCAAAAGCTGCATCTATTATTCAACAAGCTAAAAAGAAAAAATTAAAGGTATCTTCTGAATATTTGATAACACCAGGATCCTATAGAGTTTATCATCTTATAGAAAAAGATGGTTTAATTTCACTCTTTAAAAGTATAGGAGCTAAAATATTTTCTAATGCTTGTGGTCCTTGTATTGGACAATGGATAAGAAAAGGGGATTACAAAAAAAATACGATTATTCATTCTTTTAATAGAAATTTTTCATCCCGTAATGATGGAAATCCGGAAACATATGCTTTTATAGCTTCACCAGAAATTGTTACTGCTTTGAGCATTTCTGGATATTTAACCTTTGATCCTAGAAAAGATCATTTAAAAAATGAAGAAGGAAAATATGTTAAATTAGAAGAACCAAAATTATATATAAAAAATCCTTCTTCGAAAAAAAATTTTAGTTTAAAAGAATTAGGATATGAAGAATCTATAGGAACAGGGATAAATGCCTCTTTAAAAATAGATCCTCATTCAAAACGTTTGCAAATGTTATCTTTATTTTCTCCTTGGGATAAAAAAGATTTATTGAACGTTAGATTACTGATTAAAGTAAAAGGAAAATGTACTACAGATCATATATCTATGGCGGGTCCATGGCTTCAATATAGAGGTCATATTGAAAACATTTCTGAAAATTTATTAATTGGAGCTATTAATTCATTTAATAATAAAATTAATCACATAAAAAATGTGTTAACCGGAAATTATGGAACTGTACCTAATGTTGCAAAATTTTATAAATACAAAAAAATACCAACTATAATTGTTGGAGAAGAAAATTATGGAGAAGGTTCTTCAAGAGAACATGCAGCTATGGAGCCTCGTTATTTAGGAGTTCGTATAGTTCTTGCTAAATCTTTTTCTAGAATTCATGAAGTTAATTTAAAAAAACAAGGAATTTTAGCTGTAAATTTTTTAAAAAATTCTGATTATCACAAGATTAAAGAAGATGATACTCTACATTTTTATATAAAAAATTTTTATCCTAAAAAAAATATTAACGTAGAATTAGTTCATAAAAATGGAAAAAAAGAAATTATTATTGTACAACATTCTTATAATTTAAGAGAAATAGAATGGTTTACTTATGGTTCTTCTTTAAATTTTATTAGAAAAAAAATCAATGAAAACTTTCAATAA